In the Geoalkalibacter sp. genome, CAGAAACGTTTTTGCAAACGTTTGATAATACCTCTGGTCGCAATGGCAAAGTAAGGGGGTATTTTCCTCTTCACGCCCGCGCTGGGCTTCGCTATGCTGGCGGCCATGCGCACTCTTCTCGTCACCCTGCACAGCAAATTCATTCACGCCAGCCTCGCCCTGCCCTGTCTGGCCGCCTACTGCGGCAGGGATTGCGGCGAGTTGCGGATCCGCGAACACACCGTTCACGAACCGCGCGAACAGATCCTGGCCGGCCTGCTCGCCGAGGATCCCGACGTGGTGGCGTTTTCCGTCTATCTGTGGAACCGGCGCGAAACCCTCGATCTCATCGATGCCCTGCATGCGGCACGCCCCGAGGTACGCTGCGTCGTCGGCGGCCCGGAAGTCTCCTTCGACGGACCCGAGTTGTTCGCGACGCATCCGGGTCTTGCCGCCCTGGTGCGCGGCGAGGGGGAAATTCCCCTGCGCGGCCTGCTCGAAGCCTGGCGCCGCGGCGCCCGACCCACGGGCGTCCCGCGCCTGGCCTGGCGCGATGGCGCGCGCATCGCGGAAGGCCCCTGGGGTCCGCCCCTCGACGATCTCGATGCCATCCCCTCGCCCTTTGCTGCGGGGCTTGTCGATCTCTCGCGCGGCCTGGTCTACTACGAAACCAGTCGCGGCTGTCCCTATACCTGCGCGTTCTGCATGAGTTCCCTGGACCAAGGCGTGCGTTCCTTCTCGCGGGCGCGCATCGAGGCCGACCTCGGCCTGCTCATGGCGCGCGAGGTCGCCACCATCAAACTGGTCGATCGCACCTTCAATTACGACGCGGCGCGCGCGCGGGACATTTTTCGCTTCATCCTGGCGCACAACCGCGCCAGCCGTTTTCACTTTGAGATCGGCGCCCACCTGCTCGATGAAGAAACCCTGCGCCTACTGGAGCAGGTGCCGCCCGGTCTGTTTCAATTTGAAATCGGCGTTCAGTCGACCCTGCCCGCCACCCTGGCCGCCGTCAGCCGCCGCGCCGATTTCGAGCGCCTCGCCGCCAACGTCGCGCGCCTGCGCCGCGCGGACAACCTGCACCTGCACCTCGACCTCATCGCGGGCTTGCCCGGCGAGAATTATCGCGATTTCCTCGCGTCCCTGGATCAGGTGGCGGCCCTGCGCCCCCATCACCTTCAGATTGAAGCGGTGAAACTTCTGCCCGGCTCGCCGCTGCGGGCCCAGGCGCCGGATCTGGGCCTGCGCTTTGATCCCAATCCGCCCTACCGGGTGCTCGGCACCCCTTGGTTGAGCTTTGTCGAGCTCGAAAAACTGCGCGGCCTCGGCCGGCTGCTCGATCTCACCTGGAACAGCGGCCGCCTGACCGGATTCCTCGAAGGACTCCAACACGCCCAGGGCACCCTGAGCGCCGCCCTGGATGACCTCGAGAGCTACTGGCGCGGGCACCATCCGCATGCCCAGCCCCTGTCCCTGCGCGCGCTCTTTGAAGCCCTGGGACGTTATGCGCAACGCTCTGCCCAGGGACCGCGGCTGCTCGATCTGCTCGCACGCGACTACGCGCGCTGTGAACGGGTTGTCGCTGCCCAAGCCCCGTTTTTCTTCGACCAGTCCCTCACCGCCGCGGAGCTTGCCGAGATCAACCGGCGCGTGCGCGAGGCCGGCGCGGCATTACGCGGTCAAGGCGTCAAGCTCCAATATTTTGCCGCCGTTTTTCACCACCTGCCGGAATATCCCCACCGCACCCCCTTGCTGTTTCTCTACCGCACCCGCACCGGAGCGGGTCTTAGCGTCGAAGAACAGCTCCTTTGCCCACCTGCCTAAAAAAATCCCGGAAGACAAAAACAATGTTTGATTTTTTTGACGGCCGATGCTAAAGTTCGCTTATTAGTTTTTTTAAATATTAAAC is a window encoding:
- a CDS encoding B12-binding domain-containing radical SAM protein; translation: MRTLLVTLHSKFIHASLALPCLAAYCGRDCGELRIREHTVHEPREQILAGLLAEDPDVVAFSVYLWNRRETLDLIDALHAARPEVRCVVGGPEVSFDGPELFATHPGLAALVRGEGEIPLRGLLEAWRRGARPTGVPRLAWRDGARIAEGPWGPPLDDLDAIPSPFAAGLVDLSRGLVYYETSRGCPYTCAFCMSSLDQGVRSFSRARIEADLGLLMAREVATIKLVDRTFNYDAARARDIFRFILAHNRASRFHFEIGAHLLDEETLRLLEQVPPGLFQFEIGVQSTLPATLAAVSRRADFERLAANVARLRRADNLHLHLDLIAGLPGENYRDFLASLDQVAALRPHHLQIEAVKLLPGSPLRAQAPDLGLRFDPNPPYRVLGTPWLSFVELEKLRGLGRLLDLTWNSGRLTGFLEGLQHAQGTLSAALDDLESYWRGHHPHAQPLSLRALFEALGRYAQRSAQGPRLLDLLARDYARCERVVAAQAPFFFDQSLTAAELAEINRRVREAGAALRGQGVKLQYFAAVFHHLPEYPHRTPLLFLYRTRTGAGLSVEEQLLCPPA